In Gemmatimonadota bacterium, the genomic window CCGTTCGCGGTTCCCACGCACCAGCGCCTCCACGGGATCTGGCGGTAGCTCAGGTAGCTGCGGTACCTCGAACAGTACTTTCCCCTGCGGCGTGAAGAACACGACCTGCCCGTCCCGGTCGCTACAGACCTGGTAGCCGCCCTCGTGGACCCTCCGGTGATGGGAACGACAGAGCAGTAAGGTGTTCTCGAGCTTCGTTTCTCCTCCATCCGCCCAGTGCACGATGTGGTGGGCGTCCGTGAAGCGAAGCCCACAGCCAGGGAAGCGGCATCCGCGGTCTCTGGCATCGAGCGCACGGCGAAGTGCCGGTGGGACGGTGCGCGTCTTGCGACCCACATCGAGCACGGAGCCGTCCG contains:
- a CDS encoding HNH endonuclease, translated to DGSVLDVGRKTRTVPPALRRALDARDRGCRFPGCGLRFTDAHHIVHWADGGETKLENTLLLCRSHHRRVHEGGYQVCSDRDGQVVFFTPQGKVLFEVPQLPELPPDPVEALVRGNRERGVTPDWRSGAPRWNRDRDIPWAIEAAAMEAIDPWDEPAA